AAAGGAATAGCCTCATCGGCACCCCCATGGGAAATGTACAGAGGGAAATCCTTCAAATTCAATAACATCCTTTGTGGATAGTCCAGGCCTTCTAAAAAATCCTCCAATTGTTCCCTTGTCATGCTTTCTATTTTTTCCTTGTAAGACCTTAGGCGGTAAGGTCCAAATACAACTGCGGAAGCAGCAATTAAGTCGGGATAATAGAGGGAAACAAGCAGGGCTTCAAGCCCCCCGTAGGACATGCCGGTGACAAACACCTGGTCTTCGTCTACAGGGAAGACCTCTTTAACGGCCTCAAGAAGCTCTGGAAAAACATCCAATTTACCCTGCCGTATATACTCGCCACCCAGTGTAACAGAAGGTATAACTGCCAGGAATCCATTTTGTCTGCCATACAAATGAAGTTCTTGAGACTTGATATAGTTATTTAAACATATGACAACCGGTAACTTCTCTTTTCCGTTCTCATGCTTCAGGGGGATGTAGCGAAAATCAAAGTTCCTATTGTACTTAGTTGAGGGATATGTTCTCAGATAAATTCCTCGGCCTTCCAGAGTGAATTTATGCCTCTCAGGGTCTCCCTCAGCCAGAATATCGCCCTTCTCTCCGATAAAAATAACCGAGTTAGCGCCTCCTGCAACATCGGGATTCAAGTCTCTATTATTTGGATCGTTAACCCAGTTTCCGTCAACAATAAATTTATAATCGCAGGATCTGTTTGGCTTAAGTTCTAAAACTGCCCTCCACACATCATCCCTTCCCTTTATTAAAGGGGTTTCTCGCCTCTTCCATCCATTGAAATCCCCCGCCAGGAAAATCTCCTTAGCCCCGGGAGAATAGTAGCTGAAGAGGAACCCCTCTTTCACTTGAACTGGTTTGGTTGCCCACCAACCTTCGTATTGACTTACTATACCAACAATCATTAGTTTAGACTCCTTTCTCCAGATAATTTATAGTGTTTTTTTCTATCCATCGACCTGTGGATTGAATATTCAATTCTTATTATAAATACGAAATCTCGGTTTAATAGCAATAACACTTACAAGCGCTAAATAAAATCTATATCGGGGTCATTTGTGGCAACGCCACGAAGCAATCTCCTATTCGACCCCCTACCCTTCCTTACCCCATCTGTTCGCCCTGAGCTTGTCGAAGGGTCGAAGGGCCGATACAGAATCTCACAGTTATTGGCCAGTTCCTAAATTCCCAATTCTGTTATATAATTAATTCATTCTCATGTGTGACCCGGTGCTAATAGCTGCAATCCTCGAGGAATTAGGGTACCTCGACGAAAAGAAAAAAAAGGACACGAATCACGAAGTTCATGATAAGGGAACTGCAA
The DNA window shown above is from Thermodesulfobacteriota bacterium and carries:
- a CDS encoding prolyl oligopeptidase family serine peptidase translates to MIVGIVSQYEGWWATKPVQVKEGFLFSYYSPGAKEIFLAGDFNGWKRRETPLIKGRDDVWRAVLELKPNRSCDYKFIVDGNWVNDPNNRDLNPDVAGGANSVIFIGEKGDILAEGDPERHKFTLEGRGIYLRTYPSTKYNRNFDFRYIPLKHENGKEKLPVVICLNNYIKSQELHLYGRQNGFLAVIPSVTLGGEYIRQGKLDVFPELLEAVKEVFPVDEDQVFVTGMSYGGLEALLVSLYYPDLIAASAVVFGPYRLRSYKEKIESMTREQLEDFLEGLDYPQRMLLNLKDFPLYISHGGADEAIPFDEALTLQGILKKLGAPTELTNYPEYGHTWFMVDEDLPKVFSWFKRFTRNRFPKCIRYTAPNGLYKSSIFWIDFSPLRIEEPLNIKAEIAGENRVKLELKNIGRIKLNLDSNLLKLPGAVDIETGEGIQRFDVEEEHKEIELTF